In Armatimonadota bacterium, one genomic interval encodes:
- a CDS encoding uroporphyrinogen decarboxylase family protein produces MAFAHLSGIFSRSEELIAATRAFERGRVDRSALERLFADQAQRLVALQVEHGLHYVTDGQLRWQDLLRPLADELPGVHAGPVTRWFDNNAFYRRPVIEAPLRPVGGAVLRWTAVEALAGRPWKAILPSPWTFALLAEDRVYGDEQALLGDVAEVLRAEAVSLVEAGCQYIQFSDPVLVARPREDALPLAQQALARVVDGLPVRTALYTFFGDAAPLLPGLLHFPVQEVGFDLFATEVDRLVGDARDKVVLLGALDGRNSLLEEPQQTAATVRRVAERLRAAQVAVVPSCDLEFLPYEVAVAKVRRLAEVTRLVG; encoded by the coding sequence ATGGCGTTCGCGCACCTGAGCGGTATCTTTTCTCGGTCGGAGGAGTTGATTGCGGCCACGCGGGCGTTTGAGCGAGGCCGGGTGGACAGGTCCGCGCTGGAGCGCCTGTTCGCAGACCAGGCGCAGCGCCTGGTGGCGCTGCAGGTGGAGCACGGCCTGCACTACGTCACCGACGGTCAGCTCCGCTGGCAGGACCTGCTGCGGCCGCTGGCGGATGAGCTGCCCGGGGTGCACGCCGGGCCGGTGACCCGCTGGTTCGACAACAACGCTTTCTACCGCCGCCCTGTGATCGAGGCCCCGCTGCGGCCCGTGGGGGGAGCCGTCCTGCGCTGGACCGCGGTGGAGGCCCTGGCGGGGCGGCCCTGGAAGGCCATCCTCCCGTCGCCCTGGACCTTTGCCCTGTTGGCCGAGGACCGGGTCTACGGGGACGAGCAGGCCCTGCTGGGCGACGTCGCGGAGGTGCTGCGGGCAGAGGCGGTCAGCCTGGTGGAGGCCGGCTGCCAGTATATCCAGTTCTCAGACCCGGTGCTGGTGGCCCGACCGCGGGAGGACGCCCTGCCGCTGGCACAGCAGGCGCTGGCCCGCGTGGTCGACGGCCTGCCCGTGCGCACTGCCCTTTACACCTTCTTTGGCGACGCTGCACCGCTGCTGCCCGGGCTGCTGCACTTCCCGGTGCAGGAGGTCGGCTTCGACCTCTTCGCCACGGAGGTTGACCGCCTGGTGGGCGACGCGCGGGACAAGGTCGTGCTACTGGGAGCCCTGGACGGCCGCAACTCCCTGCTGGAGGAACCGCAGCAGACCGCGGCGACCGTGCGCCGGGTGGCCGAGCGGCTGCGCGCCGCGCAGGTGGCGGTGGTGCCCAGCTGTGACCTGGAGTTTCTGCCGTACGAGGTGGCCGTGGCCAAGGTCCGGCGGCTGGCGGAGGTCACACGGTTGGTGGGGTGA
- a CDS encoding carboxymuconolactone decarboxylase family protein — protein MATVNLVEYDAASPAVRQIYDDIMRTRQTDWVNNFWKALAVQPELLARTWESVKAVMAPGALDPLTKEMVYIAVSVVNGCQYCINSHTAAARRKGLTDEMLAELLAVIATANQTNALANGFQVEVDEPFRHGGGQP, from the coding sequence ATGGCCACGGTCAACCTGGTTGAGTACGACGCGGCGAGTCCCGCGGTGCGTCAAATCTACGACGACATCATGAGGACACGGCAGACCGACTGGGTGAACAACTTCTGGAAGGCGCTGGCCGTGCAGCCGGAGCTGCTGGCGCGGACCTGGGAGAGCGTAAAGGCGGTGATGGCTCCCGGAGCGCTGGACCCACTGACCAAGGAGATGGTCTACATCGCCGTGAGCGTGGTCAACGGATGCCAGTACTGCATCAACAGCCACACCGCCGCCGCCCGGAGGAAGGGCCTGACCGACGAGATGCTGGCGGAGCTGCTGGCCGTGATCGCCACGGCCAACCAGACCAATGCGCTGGCCAACGGTTTCCAGGTGGAAGTGGACGAGCCCTTTCGCCACGGAGGTGGTCAGCCCTGA
- a CDS encoding MBL fold metallo-hydrolase: protein MARIQWLADDLVLIDTEYLGSPNSIAAYLLLGDRPALIETGPASTVDEVLEGVRAAGLHPEALQAAAVTHIHLDHAGAAGSLAGRIPHLHVYVHPIGAPHLADPTRLVASARRLYGEALETLFGHIVPVPAERVHAVQDGTMLELGRRRLRLLETPGHATHHLAYLDETSGDLFTGDAAGMVMPGSRYVAPPVPPPDLDFAAWRGSISRMRAARPRRLLLTHFGPHQGAEELLTQLQDRLDARERFAAEIAAQGWDEAEVAARFGAIVATEMAEVGAQAPARGFEAVMPARNNVLGLLHYATRRLGPARPRA, encoded by the coding sequence ATGGCGCGTATTCAGTGGCTGGCGGACGACCTGGTCCTGATCGACACGGAGTACCTGGGGTCCCCCAACTCCATCGCCGCCTACCTGCTGCTCGGCGACCGGCCGGCGCTTATTGAGACCGGCCCCGCCTCCACCGTGGACGAGGTGCTGGAAGGCGTGCGCGCGGCGGGCCTGCATCCCGAGGCTCTGCAGGCGGCGGCCGTCACGCACATCCACCTGGACCACGCCGGGGCGGCCGGCAGCCTGGCGGGGCGGATCCCCCATCTGCACGTCTACGTCCACCCCATCGGGGCGCCGCACCTGGCCGACCCGACCCGCCTGGTGGCCAGCGCCCGCCGCCTCTACGGGGAAGCGCTGGAGACCCTCTTCGGCCACATCGTCCCGGTGCCGGCAGAGCGGGTGCACGCGGTGCAGGACGGCACGATGCTGGAGTTGGGGAGGCGGCGGCTGCGCCTCCTGGAAACCCCGGGACACGCCACCCACCACCTTGCCTACCTGGACGAGACCTCGGGAGACCTGTTCACCGGCGACGCCGCGGGGATGGTCATGCCCGGATCGCGCTACGTCGCCCCCCCGGTGCCCCCGCCCGACCTGGACTTCGCCGCCTGGCGGGGCAGCATCTCCCGCATGCGGGCGGCCCGCCCGCGCCGCCTCCTGCTCACCCACTTCGGCCCGCACCAGGGGGCGGAGGAGCTTCTCACTCAGCTTCAGGACCGGCTGGACGCCCGTGAACGCTTCGCCGCCGAGATCGCTGCCCAGGGGTGGGATGAGGCGGAGGTGGCCGCCCGCTTCGGCGCTATCGTGGCCACGGAGATGGCGGAGGTGGGGGCGCAGGCACCGGCGAGGGGCTTCGAGGCGGTAATGCCGGCGCGCAACAACGTGCTGGGACTCCTGCACTATGCCACGCGTCGACTTGGACCTGCACGCCCACGGGCCTAG
- a CDS encoding dihydrodipicolinate synthase family protein yields the protein DRQARFDEEAMRRHVERLLAGGVHGLLALGTTGEVMHLTAAERRQVVRAVVDQTRGRVPVLVGCAGTGTEEVIGYAREAQELGASGALVIVPYYWILSDAAVQMHYRAVARAVDLPVLIYNFPAVSGRNLPPALIARLAEELPNLTGIKETLDSIGHLAQVLALVRPQRPDFSVLCGFEYHLLNTLLLGGDGAIPGLANVVPQVSVAVYEAWRRGDLAEAADLMRQRLHLPALYDLGAPFFVVVKEAMTLAGLIEHPTVRPPAVSLTDEARARLAELLHRMGLLQAGPSG from the coding sequence TCGACCGGCAGGCTCGCTTCGATGAGGAGGCTATGCGGCGGCACGTGGAGCGGCTGCTGGCCGGGGGCGTGCACGGGCTGCTGGCGCTTGGGACTACCGGGGAGGTGATGCACCTCACCGCGGCGGAGCGGCGGCAGGTCGTCCGGGCCGTCGTCGACCAGACACGCGGTCGCGTCCCGGTGCTGGTAGGTTGCGCCGGGACCGGGACGGAGGAGGTCATCGGCTACGCCCGCGAGGCCCAGGAGCTGGGAGCCTCAGGTGCGCTGGTGATCGTTCCGTACTACTGGATCCTTTCCGACGCCGCGGTGCAGATGCACTACCGCGCCGTGGCCCGGGCGGTGGACCTGCCGGTGCTCATCTACAACTTTCCGGCGGTGAGCGGGCGCAACCTGCCCCCGGCCTTGATCGCCCGACTGGCAGAGGAGCTGCCCAACCTGACCGGCATCAAGGAGACGCTGGACAGCATCGGGCACCTGGCCCAGGTGCTGGCTCTGGTCCGCCCGCAGCGTCCAGACTTCAGCGTGCTGTGCGGATTTGAGTATCACCTGCTGAACACGCTGCTGCTGGGCGGCGACGGAGCCATCCCCGGCCTGGCCAACGTGGTGCCGCAGGTCTCGGTGGCGGTCTATGAGGCCTGGCGGCGCGGCGACCTGGCGGAGGCCGCCGACCTGATGCGGCAACGTCTCCACCTCCCCGCCCTCTACGACCTGGGCGCTCCCTTCTTCGTCGTGGTGAAGGAGGCGATGACGCTGGCCGGCCTGATCGAGCACCCTACCGTGCGCCCCCCGGCTGTCTCCCTCACCGACGAGGCCCGCGCCCGGCTGGCGGAGCTGCTGCACCGAATGGGATTGCTGCAGGCCGGCCCCAGCGGGTGA
- the rsmI gene encoding 16S rRNA (cytidine(1402)-2'-O)-methyltransferase, with translation MALVGTLYVVGTPIGNLEDVTLRALRVLGAVDVIACEDTRHTRTLLQRHGITRPLVSYHEHNERERAPQLVRRLLAGEDVALVSDAGMPGISDPGFHLVTQAVAAGVAVIPVPGPSAVTAALSVAGLPAERFLFLGFLPRTRKARQRALREVAGIPATLVFFEAPHRVHETLADAAAVLGPRRAALVREATKVHEEVLRGPLPDLACRIAERRLRGEITLVVEGAALRRPTDLAARPPAGSAAGQEPAHYLRRLLRAGMSRRDAARNLAEAYGIPRRRAYQLALQLTPSVTPSRP, from the coding sequence ATGGCGCTAGTGGGTACCCTCTACGTGGTGGGCACACCCATCGGCAACCTGGAGGATGTCACCCTTCGCGCCCTGCGGGTGCTGGGCGCGGTGGACGTGATTGCCTGCGAGGATACGCGCCACACGCGCACTCTGCTGCAGCGCCACGGGATCACCAGGCCGCTGGTCTCCTACCACGAGCACAACGAGCGGGAGCGGGCGCCCCAGCTGGTGCGCCGCCTGCTGGCGGGCGAAGATGTGGCCCTGGTCAGCGACGCCGGGATGCCCGGAATCTCCGACCCGGGATTCCACCTGGTGACGCAGGCGGTTGCCGCGGGAGTGGCGGTGATCCCGGTCCCTGGGCCCAGCGCCGTCACCGCAGCCCTCAGCGTGGCCGGGCTGCCCGCAGAGCGCTTCCTCTTCCTGGGCTTCCTTCCGCGGACGCGGAAAGCGCGGCAGCGGGCGCTGCGAGAGGTGGCAGGCATCCCCGCCACCCTGGTCTTCTTCGAGGCGCCACACCGGGTCCACGAGACGCTGGCGGATGCGGCGGCGGTCCTGGGTCCGCGGCGGGCGGCCCTGGTGCGGGAGGCGACCAAGGTGCACGAGGAGGTCCTGCGCGGCCCTCTTCCGGACCTGGCTTGCCGGATCGCTGAGAGACGGCTGCGAGGGGAGATCACCCTGGTGGTGGAAGGGGCGGCCCTCCGCCGCCCGACCGACCTCGCCGCCCGTCCTCCGGCCGGCAGTGCTGCTGGCCAGGAGCCGGCGCACTACCTGCGCCGCCTGCTTCGCGCCGGGATGTCCCGCCGCGACGCCGCCCGCAATCTGGCCGAAGCTTACGGCATCCCCCGCCGCAGAGCCTACCAGCTCGCCCTGCAGCTGACCCCCTCCGTGACGCCGTCCCGGCCGTGA
- a CDS encoding MFS transporter has translation MTDALGTATLELGGLRDRARRITLTLFITQSLGSAATIAIFPIVAIIGARLSGRVAWAGVPATCYLLGSALSAFLWGQVMDRRGRRPALLAGTSTGAAGAALAGAATIGGSFAVFLLGSLLIGSATAAVQLARFVAAEVHPPQERGRAIARVVLGGTVGAVAGPLLAGPMAGLAGRAGVDELAGPYGATLALFALAAAVIFVWLRPEPRDLARHLGGPSLRSAATGAPGRPILEILRQRPALLAVLAMAFGQLTMVMLMVITPLHMRNHQHPLTHISFVVSAHVVGMYLFSVVSGRLADRWGRSPVIATGAGVLTLAALAAPRSPEVVPLAAALFLVGLGWNFCFVGGSSLLADQLSPEERGRAQGFNDLLIGLSSAGGSFGSGLVFAAVGYATMGLAAAGVALTLLALTLWGRFGRRRAFAPSP, from the coding sequence ATGACCGACGCTTTGGGAACGGCCACACTGGAGCTGGGCGGACTGCGGGACCGGGCCCGCCGCATCACCCTGACCCTCTTCATCACGCAGAGCCTGGGCTCTGCCGCCACCATCGCCATCTTCCCCATTGTGGCCATCATCGGCGCCCGGCTGAGCGGGCGGGTGGCCTGGGCCGGCGTGCCTGCCACCTGCTACCTGCTGGGCAGCGCGCTCTCCGCCTTCCTCTGGGGGCAGGTGATGGACCGCCGGGGACGACGGCCCGCGCTGCTGGCGGGGACGAGCACGGGTGCCGCCGGAGCGGCGCTGGCCGGTGCCGCCACCATCGGCGGGTCCTTCGCCGTCTTCCTCCTGGGCTCGCTCCTGATCGGCAGCGCCACCGCAGCGGTGCAACTCGCCCGTTTCGTCGCGGCGGAGGTACACCCGCCGCAGGAGCGGGGCAGGGCCATCGCCCGGGTGGTCCTGGGGGGAACGGTGGGCGCAGTGGCCGGACCGCTGCTGGCCGGACCGATGGCCGGCCTGGCCGGTCGCGCCGGCGTGGACGAGCTGGCCGGCCCTTACGGGGCGACGCTGGCGCTCTTCGCCCTGGCCGCGGCGGTGATCTTCGTCTGGCTGCGCCCCGAGCCGCGCGACCTCGCCCGCCACCTGGGGGGCCCGTCGCTGCGCTCCGCCGCCACCGGCGCTCCGGGCCGGCCCATTCTGGAGATTCTGCGGCAGCGGCCGGCCCTGCTGGCCGTGCTGGCCATGGCCTTCGGCCAGCTCACCATGGTCATGCTCATGGTGATCACCCCACTGCACATGCGAAACCACCAGCACCCGCTGACGCACATCTCTTTCGTTGTCTCTGCGCACGTGGTGGGTATGTACCTCTTCTCCGTCGTCTCGGGCCGCCTGGCCGACCGCTGGGGGCGGAGCCCGGTCATCGCCACCGGGGCCGGCGTCCTGACTCTGGCTGCGCTGGCCGCGCCGCGCTCGCCGGAGGTGGTTCCGCTGGCGGCGGCGCTCTTCCTGGTGGGCCTGGGCTGGAACTTCTGCTTCGTGGGCGGGTCGTCGCTGCTGGCAGACCAGCTCTCCCCGGAGGAGCGCGGGCGGGCCCAGGGATTCAACGACCTGCTCATCGGGCTCTCCTCGGCGGGGGGAAGCTTCGGCAGCGGGCTGGTGTTCGCCGCGGTCGGCTACGCCACCATGGGACTGGCGGCCGCCGGGGTTGCGCTCACCCTGCTGGCACTGACGCTGTGGGGGCGGTTCGGCCGCCGGAGGGCGTTTGCGCCGTCACCCTAG